The following are encoded together in the Syngnathus scovelli strain Florida chromosome 12, RoL_Ssco_1.2, whole genome shotgun sequence genome:
- the golga4 gene encoding golgin subfamily A member 4 isoform X2, whose translation MFKKLKQKINEEQSPQRNAQTPQQAQLGSGDRRSSQTHPLYDDAVPSASDREVLAGMIAEPAFLSEYTIFALDHSKRPKTAQVASVSASKGPTRSPSGSINGDGSVSPHREEPQSFAQKLQLKVPSMESIIRGGASRAELLFRSPSKESLVRSSSRESLTHLGENEASGAPSYDPPSDIESEAEEAPGNAESLPKEQLLHRLVRVETSLGKYRGKYSELVTAYRTVQRDKEKTQAILSQCQDKALRRIGELREELQMDQQAKKHLQDEFDAALEEKDQMITVLQTQVALLKKRVKGVSDGALVAEGELPVSTDAAESKSTSPLNDQEVEPEVPEEEGVSDPAKLLEALQKRVKRQENLLQKCKEIIRVHKERSVHMSSENENLQEQLQERLQELERMKGMVIAETKRQMHETLEMKEEEVAQLRSRLQLANAQNEELQDQKEKAEKSVFEELERALSAAHKAEEARKQLQVQMEDQMSESERINEEERKSLQQELTRVKQEVVTIMKKSSEEREAIMQKSHSEALAAKEEEINDRISKAVEQCKEEFAQRIEEKEQQAALALEDAELQKTALIAEGENRVKEMRHELEVAKTKIMELESSLEKMSQDGSDEQSNLLDKMKDNHKEQMSALEEEHRGQLEKHKDALSQQHNAALEELKEKQRVELETLLKEKDLQIGLLTEEMSQRLDAKRVEHEAISAELSEILKSKQLLELKLVEVQDAHNLALQDLLVKHSAEMENIKLEHEQSVGGIEKTLKEEVNALNIILREKENQIKELIQGEEVLKEKSHCSLEELRVRAKQLEDLQQSLSHLQLENSNLKEVKEESNKLSNDLEQSKNALTDLQHQLEVAKKDCQDKELLHQELEQQLQQSKKELAEEKLHSEDLNIKKEEQTSLLKKLEDEKAAHEKKLNDTIAEMQDKLKTQETKMEKIKQKAKEMQDHFKKKIQQKEESMKMALAKKDAELQQKEQQVQEKILEMAQKNSQGLSNTMAELQANHLGEVEKLRESHKHELAETERHWQEKLGQQEEELTEKHSHILQEKIQELKECSLKLNSSKEDNEQLLTVMKNQKEELAIQETTVQKLKEELHQVGVKLEGLSTSDAFLREQLESVERNLGQALNERNSLQDKLNITDEESREKIKTLSDNLVDMEKQLQALESSRRKECEDLQTKSAEDAVQREALEAQFQQQFIMISNQMQHYCKDVQCKMADGAAELCQKVEYRFSDLKERLLCSQKNIAHLKNVVSDKVDRVCTLEENLRQKCEENNKLCISLEQATAQVNAHMEQIKALTIENEKNSLSASETAQKTEELNQVISMSLKENELQVVNLESIISDLKHQVDGKEKAILELKQQHEEERQKALVEMEETIQRLKQERETTSEQAKALKASLSESDDTVASLKTRLEELESLVSEKNEALQRLTMSFDNQSISKSEMDQVLSEKEQKVSGLTAELESANLRLCELQEQLALKIKECEQLSRDLTQQHSIRENERRELVEKLQRNGHLEQELEEKLHHLEEDNQKSKNQLKTQEEEFERLKEEMMKSKEQCVKETEERLTTESSRKISELKKKAEQKIGQIKKQLTSQLDEKDELIKSLEASHKEFKKNEISSQECIDTLEAKNKSLEEVLVKLKEVQANELEQTQAHVKRTLEESLEELRCTYEEKLSALQDSVHQMKLEQAEALEVESRLKEAEKQKEELLEQVSALKEEIQQKVVEFEQHQAASMQAHTSVEVDSRTERNSLQQTKSVLENEMENHLAKPDEDSLDALKSKLNHMKSEKEKIHKDFTRLQKDIRLMRKEHEQELEYAKKQLMDESEQKLKLELEDLEMKHNSAIKQLMMEFNTQIAVKEKEVDTAVKETIGKAQVVEAELLSSHREETNQLKKVIAQREEDLNKTVQKYEQVIQSREEEMGTRVWQVQKELEELQARSHDTSQMSSEELQAQLAEKTTLLSEARLKEQSFVEKIHSLEDKIKCFHRNAVVTHLGSAYKGAALNNPEPLSEATEVEYLRKVLFEYMMGRETKTMAKVITSMLKFPPDQAQKVLDNEESKAMHWLSV comes from the exons GTGCTGGCCGGGATGATAGCAGAACCCGCTTTTCTCTCTGAGTATACTATCTTTGCTCTGGACCATTCAAAACGACCCAAAACGGCCCAGGTAGCCAGTGTG AGTGCCTCTAAAGGTCCAACCAGATCTCCCAGTGGAAGTATCAACGGGGATGGAAGTGTGTCTCCTCAT AGAGAAGAACCTCAGTCCTTTGCCCAAAAACTACAGCTGAAAGTACCCTCTATGGAGTCCATAATTCGAGGTGGCGCCAGTCGGGCTGAACTCCTCTTCCGCTCTCCCTCTAAAGAAAGCCTGGTTCGGAGCTCATCGCGCGAGTCCTTGACACATTTAGGAGAAAATGAAGCCTCTGGTGCCCCTTCATATGACCCACCTTCAGACATTGAGAGCGAAGCTGAGGAGGCGCCAGGGAATGCAGAGTCTCTCCCCAAAGAGCAGCTTTTACATCGGTTGGTCCGAGTGGAGACGAGCCTGGGGAAGTATCGCGGGAAGTACTCAGAG CTGGTTACTGCATATCGCACAGTGCAGCGAGATAAAGAAAAAACACAG GCCATCCTCAGCCAGTGTCAAGACAAAGCTCTGCGCAGAATAGGAGAACTACGAGAG GAGTTACAAATGGACCAGCAGGCAAAGAAACACCTTCAAGATGAGTTTGATGCTGCACTGGAGGAGAAAGACCAGATGATTACTGTCCTGCAAACTCAG GTTGCTTTGCTGAAGAAACGAGTTAAAGGAGTGTCTGATGGTGCTTTGGTGGCTGAGGGTGAGCTGCCCGTTTCTACAGATGCCGCAGAATCCAAATCCACCAGCCCTTTAAATGACCAAGAAGTTGAGCCTGAAGTACCTGagg AAGAGGGCGTCAGTGATCCAGCTAAACTTTTGGAAGCGCTGCAGAAGCGAGTGAAGAGACAAGAGAACCTACTACAGAAGTGCAAAGAAATTATACGTGTGCACAAGGAGCGCAGCGTCCACATGAGTAGCgagaatgaaaatctgcaagagCAGCTGCAGGAGAGACTACAAGAACTGGAAAGGATGAAG GGTATGGTGATTGCTGAGACAAAACGGCAGATGCACGAGACTCTGGAAATGAAAGAAGAGGAGGTTGCACAGCTCCGCTCCAGGCTCCAGCTGGCCAATGCCCAGAATGAAGAGCTGCAGGACCAGAAGGAAAAGGCTGAGAAATCAG TATTTGAAGAGCTTGAGAGGGCATTGAGTGCAGCACATAAGGCGGAGGAAGCACGAAAGCAGCTGCAGGTTCAAATGGAGGACCAAATGAGTGAATCGGAAAGAATCAATGAAGAGGAGAGGAAGAGTCTGCAGCAGGAGCTTACACGAGTCAAACAGGAAGTTGTCACAATCATGAAG AAATCATCAGAAGAGAGGGAGGCCATTATGCAAAAATCCCACAGTGAAGCCCTGGCAGCCAAAGAAGAGGAGATAAATGACAGAATCAGCAAAGCTGTG GAGCAGTGTAAAGAGGAGTTTGCTCAGCGAATCGAGGAAAAAGAGCAGCAGGCTGCTCTTGCGCTGGAGGATGCAGAGTTGCAGAAGACGGCTCTTATTGCAGAGGGCGAGAATAGAGTTAAAGAGATGCGGCATGAGTTGGAAGTAGCAAAAACT AAAATAATGGAGTTGGAGAGCTCCCTGGAGAAGATGTCCCAAGATGGATCAGATGAGCAATCCAATCTTCTGGACAAGATGAAGGATAACCACAAAGAGCAAATGTCAGCATTAGAGGAAGAGCACCGGGGACAGCTGGAAAAGCACAAGGACGCTTTATCCCAACAGCACAATGCTGCTCTGGAAGAGCTCAAGGAAAAACAGAGGGTTGAGTTGGAGACACTTCTGAAAGAGAAAGACCTGCAGATTGGTCTGCTCACAGAGGAGATGAGTCAGAGATTGGATGCAAAGCGGGTTGAGCATGAAGCAATTTCAGCTGAGCTCTCTGAAATTTTGAAGAGTAAACAACTTTTGGAACTGAAGTTGGTTGAAGTACAAGATGCGCATAATTTAGCTCTGCAGGATCTGCTGGTAAAGCACAGTGCAGAAATGGAAAATATTAAGCTGGAGCATGAACAGTCAGTTGGGGGGATAGAGAAAACACTGAAAGAGGAAGTTAATGCTTTGAACATTATTTTAAGAGAAAAGGAAAATCAAATTAAAGAGCTCATTCAAGGAGAGGAAGTTCTAAAAGAAAAATCACATTGCAGTCTCGAAGAGCTCCGTGTCAGAGCAAAGCAACTGGAAGATTTGCAGCAATCCTTATCACATCTCCAGCTGGAAAATTCAAACTTGAAAGAAGTTAAAGAAGAATCAAATAAACTCTCAAATGATCTTGAGCAGTCCAAGAATGCCTTGACAGATTTGCAACATCAGCTTGAAGTGGCAAAAAAAGACTGTCAAGACAAAGAGTTATTACATCAAGAATTAGAGCAGCAATTACAGCAGAGCAAGAAGGAACTCGCCGAGGAGAAGTTGCACAGTGAAGATCTTAACATTAAAAAGGAAGAGCAAACAAGCCTTCTGAAAAAATTGGAGGATGAAAAAGCTGCTCATGAAAAGAAACTGAACGACACTATCGCTGAGATGCAAGATAAACTGAAAACACAGGAAACTAAAATGGAAAAGATCAaacaaaaagccaaagaaatgcAAGATCACTTTAAGAAAAAGATTCAGCAGAAAGAAGAATCCATGAAGATGGCACTTGCAAAGAAAGACGCAGAGCTTCAACAAAAGGAGCAGCAGGTTCAAGAGAAAATTTTAGAGATGGCCCAAAAAAATTCCCAAGGCTTAAGCAATACAATGGCAGAGCTGCAAGCTAACCATTTGGGGGAAGTGGAGAAACTACGGGAAAGCCATAAACACGAGCTCGCTGAGACGGAGCGCCATTGGCAGGAGAAATTGGGACAGCAGGAGGAGGAATTAACGGAAAAACACTCGCACATACTCCAGGAAAAGATACAAGAATTGAAAGAATGCTCTTTAAAACTCAACAGCAGCAAAGAAGACAATGAGCAACTACTTACTGTAATGAAGAACCAAAAGGAGGAGCTTGCGATTCAAGAAACAACAGTGCAAAAACTAAAAGAAGAACTTCACCAAGTAGGGGTCAAGCTCGAGGGTTTGTCAACAAGTGACGCATTTCTGAGAGAGCAACTGGAGTCAGTGGAGAGGAACCTCGGGCAGGCTTTGAATGAGCGAAACTCCCTGCAGGACAAGCTCAACATAACAGACGAAGAGAGCAGAGAGAAAATCAAGACCTTGTCCGATAATTTGGTGGATATGGAGAAGCAGCTTCAAGCCCTTGAAAGTTCCAGACGGAAGGAATGTGAGGACTTGCAGACTAAATCTGCGGAAGACGCAGTTCAGAGAGAGGCTTTGGAAGCCCAATTCCAACAGCAGTTCATTATGATCAGCAACCAAATGCAGCATTACTGTAAGGACGTCCAGTGCAAAATGGCCGACGGGGCCGCTGAACTTTGTCAGAAAGTTGAATATCGATTCTCGGATTTAAAAGAAAGACTTCTTTGTAGCCAGAAAAATATTGCGCACCTTAAAAATGTTGTCTCTGACAAAGTAGATCGAGTTTGCACTTTAGAGGAGAATCTCCGGCAGAAGTGTGAGGAGAATAACAAACTATGCATTTCATTAGAACAAGCGACTGCTCAGGTAAATGCTCACATGGAGCAAATCAAAGCCTTAACCATTGAGAATGAAAAAAATTCTCTTTCGGCCAGTGAAACGGCTCAGAAGACGGAGGAGTTAAACCAAGTCATATCAATGAGTCTGAAAGAAAATGAGTTGCAAGTGGTTAACTTGGAAAGCATCATCAGTGACTTGAAACATCAAGTAGATGGTAAGGAGAAAGCCATACTCGAGCTGAAGCAACAGCATGAAGAGGAGAGACAAAAAGCATTAGTTGAAATGGAAGAGACCATTCAGAGGTTAAAGCAGGAGCGAGAGACCACTTCGGAGCAGGCCAAGGCTCTCAAAGCTAGTCTGTCTGAAAGTGACGACACTGTAGCATCTTTGAAGACCAGACTGGAAGAGCtggaaagccttgtctctgagAAGAACGAAGCTTTGCAAAGGCTCACGATGAGCTTTGACAATCAGTCCATCAGCAAGTCGGAGATGGACCAAGTTTTGAGCGAGAAGGAGCAGAAGGTGAGCGGGCTGACTGCGGAACTGGAGAGTGCCAACCTTCGGCTCTGTGAACTCCAGGAGCAGTTGGCCTTGAAGATAAAAGAGTGCGAACAACTCTCACGTGACCTCACACAGCAGCATAGCATCAGGGAGAACGAGAGGAGAGAATTGGTTGAAAAGCTACAACGCAACGGGCATCTAGAGCAAGAGCTGGAAGAAAAACTGCACCATCTCGAGGAGGACAACCAAAAGAGCAAAAACCAACTCAAGACTCAGGAAGAGGAATTTGAAAGGTTGAAAGAGGAGATGATGAAAAGCAAAGAGCAGTGTGTGAAAGAAACTGAGGAGAGGTTGACAACAGAGAGCAGTCGTAAAATATCTGAGCTGAAGAAGAAAGCGGAACAAAAAATCGGACAAATTAAGAAGCAGCTGACGTCACAACTTGATGAAAAAGATGAGCTGATCAAGAGTCTCGAGGCGAGCCACAAGGAGTTCAAGAAAAATGAAATCTCCAGTCAAGAATGCATTGACACATTAGAGGCAAAAAACAAATCTCTCGAGGAGGTTCTTGTCAAGCTCAAAGAAGTTCAGGCAAATGAACTGGAACAGACACAGGCTCACGTGAAGCGGACATTGGAGGAGTCTTTAGAGGAACTGAGGTGCACGTATGAAGAGAAGCTCTCGGCACTTCAAGATTCAGTCCATCAAATGAAGCTCGAACAAGCGGAAGCACTTGAAGTTGAATCGAGGCTTAAAGAAGCTGAAAAGCAGAAAGAAGAGCTTCTTGAACAAGTTAGTGCTCTGAAAGAAGAAATCCAACAGAAGGTTGTTGAGTTTGAGCAACATCAAGCTGCTTCGATGCAGGCCCACACATCAGTCGAAGTTGACAGCAGAACGGAACGAAATAGTCTTCAACAAACAAAGAGCGTGTTGgaaaatgaaatggaaaacCACTTAGCCAAACCGGATGAGGATTCTCTCGATGCTCTCAAGAGCAAACTAAATCACATGAAGAGTGAGAAAGAGAAAATCCACAAAGATTTCACCAGGTTACAGAAAGACATCCGATTAATGAGGAAAGAGCATGAGCAGGAACTTGAATATGCTAAGAAGCAGCTGATGGACGAGAGCGAACAGAAGCTTAA ATTAGAATTAGAAGACCTTGAAATGAAGCACAACTCTGCAATCAAGCAGCTAATGATGGAGTTCAACACACAAATAGCCGTAAAAGAGAAAGAAGTTGACACAGCAGTGAAAGAAACCATCG GTAAGGCCCAGGTTGTGGAGGCGGAGCTTCTCAGTAGCCATCGGGAGGAAACCAATCAGCTGAAGAAAGTGATTGCCCAGAGGGAGGAAGACTTGAACAAAACGGTTCAGAAATACGAGCAGGTCATACAG AGTCGAGAGGAGGAGATGGGGACTCGAGTGTGGCAGGTCCAGAAAGAACTGGAGGAGCTCCAAGCTCGGAGCCACGACACGTCTCAG ATGAGCTCTGAGGAACTGCAG GCGCAACTTGCCGAGAAGACGACTTTGCTCAGTGAAGCTCGGCTGAAGGAGCAGAGCTTTGTGGAGAAG ATTCACTCGCTCGAGGACAAGATTAAATGTTTCCACCGGAATGCAGTCGTAACTCATCTGGGAAGCGCATACAAAG GTGCTGCACTCAACAATCCTGAGCCGCTCTCCGAAGCCACTGAGGTGGAGTACCTAAGGAAGGTGCTTTTTGAGTACATGATGGGACGTGAGACAAAA ACGATGGCCAAAGTCATAACATCCATGCTAAAGTTCCCTCCGGACCAGGCTCAAAAGGTTTTGGACAATGAGGAGTCCAAAGCAATG CATTGGTTGAGCGTCTGA